The following proteins come from a genomic window of Nostoc sp. ATCC 53789:
- the secF gene encoding protein translocase subunit SecF, which translates to MKLSINKSRSLWWTISAAIIIAGIISMVISWQQPNIHAPLRPGLDFIGGTRLQFVRDCTKPGNCDKPIDINAVREVAKAQGLGDSSIQLISENGAENGVLIRTKDLTVDQRTKLQNSLSEEIGVFDPQKNQIDSVGPTLGKELLRSGLLALIVSFIGITIYMSFRFQLDYAVFAIVALFHDILITVGAFSLLGLVAGIEVDSLFIVALLTITGFSVNDTVVIYDRIRETIKINPERPIAEIVDDAVNQTLTRSINTTLTVLLTLTSIFLFGGETLRYFALALIIGFTMGAYSSIFIASTLLTWWRERDQSQVVESVEPIDTSASSQDS; encoded by the coding sequence ATGAAACTGAGTATTAACAAATCGCGATCGCTTTGGTGGACTATTTCTGCTGCGATTATTATTGCCGGTATTATCTCAATGGTGATTTCTTGGCAACAACCCAATATTCACGCACCCTTACGCCCCGGTTTAGATTTTATCGGTGGTACACGGTTACAGTTTGTCCGAGATTGCACCAAACCAGGCAATTGTGACAAACCAATTGATATCAATGCTGTTCGGGAAGTAGCAAAAGCGCAGGGACTGGGTGATAGCAGCATCCAACTGATCTCCGAAAATGGTGCAGAAAATGGTGTACTAATTCGGACAAAAGATTTGACTGTAGATCAGCGCACCAAGTTGCAAAATTCTTTAAGCGAAGAAATTGGGGTTTTTGATCCGCAAAAAAATCAAATTGACTCTGTTGGCCCTACGCTGGGAAAAGAACTGTTGAGGTCTGGGCTATTAGCTCTGATAGTTTCCTTCATCGGTATTACTATCTATATGAGCTTCCGCTTCCAGTTAGATTATGCCGTGTTTGCGATCGTTGCCCTCTTTCACGATATCTTAATCACAGTTGGGGCTTTTTCACTTTTGGGTTTGGTAGCGGGCATCGAGGTAGATAGCCTTTTTATCGTCGCCTTACTGACCATCACAGGTTTCTCAGTCAACGACACAGTGGTGATTTATGATCGCATTCGAGAAACCATTAAAATCAATCCTGAACGCCCAATTGCCGAAATTGTCGATGATGCGGTTAACCAAACTCTGACAAGATCAATCAACACGACCTTAACCGTGTTGCTGACATTAACTTCCATCTTTCTATTTGGTGGAGAAACACTGAGATATTTCGCTCTAGCTTTGATTATTGGGTTCACGATGGGAGCTTATTCAAGTATTTTCATCGCCAGTACTCTCCTCACTTGGTGGCGAGAAAGGGATCAATCCCAAGTTGTAGAAAGCGTAGAGCCGATTGATACATCCGCCAGTTCTCAGGATAGTTAA
- a CDS encoding GNAT family N-acetyltransferase — MNESQIQFSERKSEIDLYQLQELLNVSAFWAKGRSIEDLGIAVANSEPVIYVSDSDRLIGFARATSDGIYRATIWDVVIHPEYQSSGLGSKLVETVLCHPRMRWVERVYLMTTHRQGFYEKMGFQTNTTTTMVLHNLANRVFVSATEVQLQESLGG; from the coding sequence ATGAACGAGTCTCAGATTCAATTTAGCGAACGCAAATCTGAAATTGACCTTTACCAACTCCAAGAACTGTTAAACGTTTCAGCTTTCTGGGCAAAGGGACGCAGTATTGAAGATTTAGGTATAGCTGTTGCCAATAGTGAACCAGTGATTTATGTCTCGGATAGCGATCGACTCATTGGCTTTGCTAGAGCAACATCTGATGGCATATATCGCGCCACAATTTGGGATGTTGTCATTCATCCAGAGTATCAAAGTAGTGGGTTGGGAAGCAAGTTAGTAGAAACCGTTTTGTGTCATCCCCGCATGAGGTGGGTTGAGCGCGTTTATCTGATGACTACTCACCGGCAGGGCTTCTACGAAAAGATGGGTTTTCAAACCAACACCACCACTACAATGGTGCTACATAATCTAGCTAACCGTGTTTTTGTTTCTGCTACAGAAGTTCAGCTTCAGGAATCACTAGGGGGATAG
- a CDS encoding HAMP domain-containing sensor histidine kinase — MNWSNWIYLGAGLALGMIFYRLFVLWLRPPQASANFSPSSSLIAPLDQEEMPLISQQLQQTQLAYFMAREMSQFKAGFLARTTHELRSPLNGLIGLHQLILSDLCEDPAEEREFIGQAHERTLKLLKLIDEILTVARTEHGTNKLDIQPRPLAQILEEVHKLTYMLAANRNFPLQLLPADPEIYVLADYLWLRQILISLIDTAITQMEEGSICISSNTLPTNNFVTIWLDIPTHAVPLSEPIDLLKSDEQQIQIDQKAALSPGMRLLINQTLVEVMGGKLEILPSTIAKEPHQEITRLQISIPLVIPEAELL; from the coding sequence ATGAATTGGAGCAACTGGATATATCTAGGAGCAGGACTCGCACTAGGTATGATTTTCTATCGGTTATTTGTGCTATGGTTACGCCCGCCGCAGGCATCAGCAAATTTTTCACCTAGCTCATCCCTAATAGCGCCATTAGATCAAGAGGAGATGCCACTGATATCACAACAGCTACAGCAAACGCAGCTGGCATACTTTATGGCAAGGGAAATGAGCCAGTTTAAAGCTGGTTTTTTGGCACGAACTACCCATGAATTGCGATCGCCTCTCAATGGTTTGATTGGCTTGCATCAATTAATTTTGTCAGATTTATGTGAAGATCCGGCTGAAGAAAGAGAATTTATTGGCCAAGCTCACGAACGAACGCTGAAGCTACTCAAGCTGATAGATGAAATTCTCACCGTTGCGAGAACGGAACACGGTACTAATAAATTAGATATTCAGCCCCGACCGTTAGCGCAAATTTTGGAAGAGGTTCATAAATTAACTTATATGCTGGCGGCTAATCGCAATTTTCCCTTGCAATTGTTACCCGCCGATCCAGAAATTTATGTTTTAGCAGATTATCTCTGGCTCCGCCAAATATTGATCAGTTTAATAGACACTGCCATTACTCAAATGGAGGAAGGCAGTATTTGTATTTCTAGTAATACCCTACCTACAAATAACTTTGTAACCATTTGGCTGGATATTCCAACTCATGCTGTACCTTTGAGCGAGCCGATTGATTTGCTCAAATCTGATGAGCAGCAGATCCAGATTGATCAAAAGGCTGCTCTTTCCCCAGGAATGAGACTATTAATCAATCAGACTTTAGTGGAAGTTATGGGAGGAAAGTTAGAAATCCTGCCTTCGACCATTGCCAAGGAACCACATCAGGAGATTACCAGACTACAAATCTCTATCCCCCTAGTGATTCCTGAAGCTGAACTTCTGTAG
- a CDS encoding L-threonylcarbamoyladenylate synthase, translated as MTQVSLTNLIAGARAGLLVSFPTDTVPALAAIPEKAGLIFTAKQRSQDKPLILMAASAEDLWLYVKGSKNEYKVWQELVKKHWPGGLTLVLPASERLPKVMNPVDPTTIGIRVPNSAIAQTILAQTGPLATTSANFSGQPPLQTMAEIETQFPQVLTLECQGEKAAMGIPSTVAKWTGINWQILRQGAIKLDFSSDK; from the coding sequence ATGACACAAGTTTCTTTAACAAATCTCATAGCTGGCGCACGGGCTGGTCTTTTGGTAAGCTTTCCTACTGATACTGTTCCTGCACTTGCGGCGATACCAGAAAAAGCCGGGTTAATTTTTACGGCGAAGCAACGCAGTCAAGACAAACCTTTGATTTTGATGGCTGCTAGTGCTGAAGATTTGTGGCTCTATGTTAAAGGTAGTAAAAACGAGTATAAAGTTTGGCAAGAACTAGTTAAGAAACATTGGCCAGGAGGGCTGACATTAGTTTTGCCAGCAAGTGAACGATTGCCAAAAGTCATGAACCCTGTCGATCCAACGACAATTGGTATTCGAGTCCCGAACAGTGCGATCGCTCAAACTATTTTGGCGCAAACAGGCCCCCTTGCTACCACTAGCGCTAATTTTTCCGGTCAGCCACCTTTGCAAACGATGGCAGAAATTGAGACTCAGTTTCCCCAGGTTTTGACTCTAGAATGTCAGGGTGAAAAAGCAGCAATGGGAATACCTTCCACCGTTGCTAAATGGACAGGCATAAATTGGCAGATTTTACGACAAGGTGCGATAAAGTTAGATTTTTCGAGTGATAAATAA
- the prmC gene encoding peptide chain release factor N(5)-glutamine methyltransferase, with the protein MGEKHLIVSGLKLWQWRNAALKAAIATDVPTMEVDWLLLEVAGLDRLALRLESFKNWPQIQLQLPLEKLDQLWQRRLNDRLPVQYIAGVTPWRNFQIAVSSAVLIPRPETESLIDLALAASGVSGHWADLGTGSGAIAIGLADVLPKATIHAVDYSLEALAIARTNAANLGFADRIKFYQGSWWEPLAFLKGQFSGMVSNPPYIPTSTLATLQPEVVNHEPHLALDGGGDGLDCIRHLIEISPSYLQSGGVWLIEMMAGQADVVRKLLQNQGSYCKIQIHADLAGIERFALAYKS; encoded by the coding sequence ATGGGGGAGAAGCATCTGATAGTTTCTGGTTTAAAACTTTGGCAGTGGCGAAATGCAGCCCTTAAAGCAGCGATCGCCACTGATGTCCCAACAATGGAGGTAGATTGGCTACTCTTAGAAGTTGCTGGGTTAGACCGCTTGGCACTGCGTTTGGAGTCTTTTAAAAACTGGCCGCAAATTCAGCTGCAATTACCTCTAGAAAAGTTAGACCAGCTATGGCAGAGGCGATTAAACGATCGCTTACCAGTGCAGTATATTGCCGGAGTGACACCTTGGCGTAACTTTCAAATCGCGGTGTCAAGTGCCGTTTTGATTCCTAGACCAGAGACAGAGAGCTTAATTGATTTAGCTTTAGCAGCAAGCGGTGTCTCAGGGCATTGGGCAGATTTAGGTACTGGGAGTGGAGCGATCGCCATCGGATTAGCAGATGTCTTGCCAAAAGCAACAATTCATGCAGTTGATTACAGTTTAGAAGCTCTAGCGATCGCCCGAACCAACGCTGCTAATTTGGGTTTTGCTGACCGGATTAAATTTTATCAAGGTTCTTGGTGGGAACCACTAGCATTTCTCAAAGGTCAGTTTAGTGGTATGGTGTCGAATCCTCCTTACATACCCACCAGCACCTTAGCTACATTGCAACCAGAAGTAGTTAACCATGAACCACATCTAGCTTTGGATGGTGGCGGTGATGGTTTAGATTGCATTCGCCATTTGATAGAAATTTCTCCCAGTTATTTACAATCTGGCGGTGTATGGTTAATTGAGATGATGGCAGGACAGGCGGATGTAGTGCGAAAACTTTTGCAAAATCAAGGTAGCTATTGTAAGATTCAAATTCACGCTGATTTAGCTGGAATTGAACGCTTTGCCCTTGCCTACAAAAGTTAG